A single region of the Oceaniferula marina genome encodes:
- a CDS encoding sulfatase-like hydrolase/transferase, whose product MPLNETGIHLGVKQHDEPLQVAHIVAWFGGILCALVPFIWAWEVGSMQIPVRFGSGNMGFNLLIVTGLCLLGSVVGGYWWRYCKFLLGARDSILTWASVSLLILGLAGCFFVQVHAIFFYLVAALLLVTLVLSFLYREQPLGGRPKLEWAGFSGWLKNRSPWNAVFFFVLFVALLANNLTLVASLDLSVLGKVQVFIGRFFTQGVFVGICCLLAELVVRATPRGLKWSPWLVFGLLPLLVIADQLLGIMWSRPLIHTVNAMTQSGSFQPEVELKTSGLEVGAAMAWCIVIGIWLSGLLLAGGCWFVSKRFQTHMSVRSVLAGVMICWVVVLVEQGVGALWMDVTDRQAEYKAFDFHPGLFSPPEGVGAYQVAFRQPRADMQVEIPSLDHKPDVFVFMLESTRGDAIRPEVAPFLSRLREEECQVLSSTWAGSNATHLSWYSFFHSQVPVFWRDDLESIPDRSAYAGAMPLQYLKRAGYEIEVRAVCDLSYKDFGLSNFGAGTNLASVVVQADDANIEFSNLGIAERERQCFEQLRSSVLSRPDGGGFYFTALDSPHYNYYWHDDFDPPFTEFDEDTRFPLNPSEDEVQRVLNRYWNAVAWVDFQIADFCAFLKEQGRYDESIIIVVGDHGEEFQEQGSWFHCSSLQPEQTSVPILIKWPQSMGRGPEQSTACHLDVMPSLFHALGLPEQSRRGMVGRNLWTGAQEATAISTTAYAGQSGETMRLRRGAYEAVFSWEKYWEARVPEEMVLEQLRGPDGEIRLSDAGAYEAELRRLFPDAFERFFEHLEVRD is encoded by the coding sequence ATGCCTCTTAACGAAACAGGAATTCACCTTGGTGTGAAGCAACATGATGAGCCGCTCCAAGTGGCTCACATTGTCGCTTGGTTCGGTGGTATTCTCTGTGCTTTGGTTCCCTTTATTTGGGCCTGGGAAGTCGGGTCCATGCAGATTCCGGTACGTTTTGGATCCGGGAATATGGGGTTCAACCTCTTGATTGTGACCGGGCTTTGCTTGCTTGGCTCGGTAGTCGGCGGCTATTGGTGGCGTTATTGTAAATTCCTGCTGGGTGCCAGAGATTCGATTTTGACCTGGGCCTCCGTTTCCCTGTTGATCCTTGGACTGGCCGGATGTTTTTTTGTGCAGGTTCACGCAATCTTTTTTTACCTTGTGGCAGCTTTGTTGCTGGTCACTCTGGTGCTGAGTTTTCTATACCGTGAACAGCCGCTGGGTGGTCGTCCGAAGCTCGAGTGGGCAGGTTTTTCCGGTTGGCTCAAGAACCGCAGCCCTTGGAATGCGGTCTTTTTCTTTGTCTTGTTTGTCGCGTTGCTCGCCAATAATCTGACCTTGGTTGCATCGCTGGATCTCTCGGTTCTTGGTAAAGTTCAGGTGTTTATTGGTCGCTTTTTTACCCAGGGGGTATTTGTCGGAATCTGTTGCCTATTGGCAGAGCTTGTGGTTCGGGCAACTCCGAGGGGATTGAAGTGGTCTCCGTGGTTGGTCTTTGGTTTGCTGCCCTTATTGGTGATCGCGGATCAATTGCTCGGGATCATGTGGAGCCGACCACTGATTCATACGGTGAATGCGATGACCCAATCGGGAAGTTTCCAGCCCGAGGTGGAGCTTAAGACCAGCGGATTGGAGGTTGGAGCAGCCATGGCTTGGTGTATTGTTATCGGCATTTGGCTGTCCGGCTTGTTGCTTGCCGGTGGATGCTGGTTTGTTTCCAAGCGCTTTCAGACACACATGAGTGTGCGCTCGGTTTTGGCCGGGGTGATGATTTGCTGGGTGGTCGTGCTGGTCGAACAAGGTGTCGGCGCCCTGTGGATGGATGTAACGGATCGTCAGGCCGAGTACAAAGCCTTTGATTTCCACCCCGGATTGTTTTCTCCTCCAGAGGGGGTAGGAGCTTATCAAGTGGCATTTCGGCAACCCCGGGCAGACATGCAGGTGGAGATTCCCTCACTGGACCATAAACCGGATGTGTTTGTGTTTATGCTCGAAAGCACGCGGGGGGATGCCATCCGCCCCGAGGTTGCACCTTTTTTGAGTCGCTTGCGCGAAGAAGAATGCCAAGTGTTGAGCTCAACCTGGGCGGGGTCGAATGCGACCCATTTATCTTGGTATTCGTTTTTCCACAGTCAGGTCCCGGTGTTTTGGCGCGATGACCTGGAGTCGATCCCAGACCGCAGTGCCTATGCCGGGGCCATGCCGTTGCAGTATCTCAAGCGTGCAGGCTATGAGATCGAAGTTCGCGCCGTCTGTGATCTGTCGTATAAGGACTTCGGATTGTCGAACTTCGGGGCGGGAACCAACCTTGCCTCGGTGGTGGTTCAGGCGGATGATGCCAATATTGAGTTTTCCAACCTGGGGATCGCAGAGCGTGAGCGCCAATGTTTTGAGCAACTTCGCTCGTCGGTGTTATCGCGCCCTGACGGCGGAGGCTTTTATTTTACAGCGTTGGATTCTCCGCATTACAACTACTATTGGCATGATGATTTTGATCCTCCCTTTACGGAGTTTGATGAGGACACGCGTTTCCCTCTGAATCCAAGCGAGGATGAAGTCCAGCGGGTTTTAAACCGCTATTGGAATGCCGTGGCCTGGGTGGATTTTCAGATTGCCGATTTTTGTGCCTTCCTCAAAGAGCAGGGGCGCTACGATGAGAGCATTATCATTGTTGTCGGTGATCATGGTGAGGAATTTCAAGAGCAGGGGAGTTGGTTTCATTGTTCATCCTTGCAGCCGGAACAAACCTCCGTGCCGATCTTGATCAAGTGGCCTCAATCGATGGGCCGGGGGCCTGAGCAAAGTACCGCCTGCCATCTGGATGTGATGCCTAGTTTGTTCCATGCGCTTGGATTGCCCGAGCAGAGCCGCCGGGGCATGGTCGGACGAAATCTTTGGACAGGCGCTCAGGAAGCCACAGCCATCAGCACGACGGCATATGCCGGGCAGAGCGGCGAGACCATGCGGTTGCGACGGGGCGCTTACGAGGCGGTCTTTTCCTGGGAAAAGTACTGGGAGGCCCGGGTTCCCGAGGAAATGGTGCTCGAACAATTGCGGGGACCTGATGGTGAGATCAGACTGTCCGATGCCGGTGCTTATGAAGCTGAGCTACGTCGGCTTTTCCCGGATGCCTTTGAGCGTTTCTTCGAGCACCTGGAAGTCCGGGACTAG
- a CDS encoding DUF3472 domain-containing protein, producing the protein MRKFAYVLLCMMALAQVVSAVSQEVLEMEKKRQCRSVHLGYEMKEATALYNEIVVQRSAPGTYYCAMGFNRGYFGMQELANGKKVVIFSVWDKSNTDDKHAVDESKRAKVLAKGEGVRTGRFGGEGTGAQSFYDYDWKIGETIRFFVQAKDIEVDGNQFTDFKGWFYDNQRKKWQLMTVLRTPTTGIKLRGGYSFVEDFRRNYESAKKVRRARFQNTWALLPDGKWKPLNRAKFTGDRNPATNVDAGKEGDGFFLQTGGDTEMKTTKLWTMMQGSPRKGKLPTSLKPLLEEK; encoded by the coding sequence ATGAGAAAATTTGCCTATGTTCTGCTTTGTATGATGGCTTTGGCTCAAGTGGTTTCTGCTGTGAGTCAGGAGGTTCTGGAGATGGAAAAAAAACGGCAATGCCGCTCGGTGCATTTGGGGTATGAGATGAAGGAGGCGACGGCTTTATACAATGAGATTGTGGTCCAACGCTCGGCTCCAGGAACCTATTACTGTGCCATGGGCTTCAATCGGGGGTACTTTGGCATGCAGGAGCTGGCCAATGGTAAGAAGGTGGTTATTTTTTCGGTTTGGGATAAGAGTAACACGGATGATAAACACGCGGTGGATGAATCCAAGCGTGCCAAGGTGCTGGCGAAAGGCGAAGGCGTCAGGACCGGGCGTTTTGGCGGTGAAGGCACCGGAGCTCAGAGTTTTTACGATTACGATTGGAAAATCGGTGAGACCATCCGTTTTTTTGTTCAAGCAAAGGATATCGAGGTGGATGGAAACCAGTTTACGGATTTCAAAGGATGGTTTTATGATAACCAGCGAAAGAAGTGGCAGCTGATGACTGTGTTGCGGACGCCGACGACCGGGATCAAGCTGCGTGGCGGCTATTCCTTTGTGGAAGATTTCCGCAGAAACTATGAGTCTGCGAAAAAGGTGCGTCGCGCCCGTTTTCAAAACACCTGGGCTCTTCTGCCCGATGGGAAGTGGAAACCTCTGAATCGGGCGAAATTTACCGGAGATCGCAATCCCGCCACCAATGTTGATGCCGGTAAGGAAGGGGACGGCTTTTTCCTTCAAACCGGTGGCGATACCGAGATGAAAACCACCAAACTGTGGACGATGATGCAGGGGAGCCCACGCAAAGGGAAACTTCCGACATCACTCAAACCTCTTTTAGAGGAGAAGTAG
- the rplS gene encoding 50S ribosomal protein L19, giving the protein MNIIDKIEKEQIQDVADFNVGDSLKVHTRVVEGGKERIQIFAGLCIGKKGSGINTSYTVRKISSGEGVERVFPLHTPRVAKIEVTRRGKVRRAKLNYLRDRVGKRALYVKPADQD; this is encoded by the coding sequence ATGAACATCATCGATAAAATCGAAAAAGAACAAATCCAAGACGTCGCAGACTTCAACGTCGGAGACAGTTTGAAAGTGCATACCCGCGTCGTCGAGGGAGGAAAAGAGCGTATCCAGATTTTCGCAGGTCTCTGCATCGGAAAAAAAGGAAGCGGCATCAACACTTCCTACACCGTGCGTAAGATTTCCTCCGGCGAAGGCGTCGAGCGTGTCTTCCCTCTGCACACACCTCGTGTTGCCAAAATCGAAGTCACCCGCCGCGGCAAGGTGCGTCGTGCCAAACTGAACTACCTTCGCGACCGCGTCGGCAAGCGTGCGCTCTACGTTAAGCCTGCCGATCAGGACTAA